GGAGTTCATGAACAAGGTACTCAGATCGGCGAAATTTACAACAAGGATAATTGATTTATAACAAGGCAAAACACAATTACTATACGATTCAAGAACAGGGAATACTGGTAGAGTACAcaaattacagaaaaatactATGCTAGCTTTGTGGGACAAAAAAGCGGGGGAAGCGTTAAGCGCAGGCGCAAACGTTCTCCACCACCACGGTCTCGTCATCGGCGGACCTGAAAACCAGGTACCCAACAGCCAGTCCCAAAACAATAGCCAAGAAAATGCCTCCGTTGAAAGACATGATGGCCAACATCAGGAGATACCCGATAGCCGAATTGATCCCGAAGAGCAAGGCCGTCGCGAATTTAGCGGAGCGGCGGTATTTGGGGAGGAGAGGAACAGAAGCGCCGGCGGAGGAAGGCGGGGATGGGTTGGAGGAAGCAAGGGATCTGAAACGGAGGCGTCGATCTTCCATGTACTGGTAAaaggaagagaagagaaaacaaGCAAGCAAAGTGAGGAGGTAACTCAGCCATGAATCAGTCTTCCAGGAATCGATGAGCAGAGTCACGTCCTTTCCCCAGTACAAGGTCATGTGCATCATCTTCTTCGATTGACTGAACCCTCAAACACACagacaaaaagggaaaaatggaaAGCAGTTTTGTTGATTGTCGTGTTAAGACAGAAAACCTTAAAAAAGAATTTGACAGATTGCTTTGGTTTTATCAGGAAATCCCAATTTTGGGAACCAATCCAGTTCTGGGATTTGGAGTATGGACTTACGATTATGCCCTTAATAGGATGTGCTTGGCCTTGGGGAAATGGAATAACTGTTGAAAAGAATGGAGCTGCAAGTGGCCCAGCCCCCCTCTAGACCGATTCAATTCTCATCTAACAAAAGCAAGAGACAGTTGATTGAAATTTATAGTTAGATTAAAATTGGAATCCAACATCTAAAGATATGCATAGCATTCGGAATACTGAGAGTGCAACTTACGTAACTATTTAAACCCAATGCCACGCTATACAAGTGCAAAAGGCGAAGCAAAAGTTATCCCCTACTGACTGAACTTTGTTGTTAGGTTTAGCATTAAAAGTCAATGAAGATACTTTCCCAGCCATGTGCTCACCCCAACAATGAAAAATGTCAAGTTGTGATCCCTAGTGTCTTGATTGGGCACATATCCTTGGGTTTTTGCAGGCAACACAATGAGAGGCCAAAATCTAGAAATCCCATTGTACAAAACAAGTTACTATCTCTAGGAATTATGTACAAAGAAGATTAGTTATATCGCACACCAAACACTAATGAGATACCCAAACTAGCAAGGGTATTGAATTAGATCCTCCCCAACATCTTAACATTGTAATTTTCACACAAGTGAAGCATTTAACATCAAATCACCCAATGAGTTGCCCTATGCGAACATTGTCCTAACCAGGATTGATGGGTTAATCCTAAATATCACACCTAATGCCACCAACAAAGAAACAAGTTTATTTGCAACAATATAAAGCCAGACAATTTCGTAAAAGTTTTCTCAAAAAACCCAAGGAAGCTAAAGTCAAAGAGGTGGTTGGTCACATGCAGTATGTATCGATGCAGGAACTCCTAacataccaccaaatgtaacatcAATAAAGTATAGAAGTTCGTTACTCCAATGACTTGCATCATCTTGAATCTTCCATAAAAAGCTAGAACAATCAGTGTAAATGTAGCACTAGCGACAACATGCCCATTTGACCTTTTCTCCTATTCTAGGAATTGTCATTTGTCAATGGTCTTGGAACAATCACTCTAGGAATGAAAGAAACttataacaataaaagaaagattGATCTTTCAGCATTTCCTCATCATTCTAAACCCATATAGGTTTTGTATAATGTAGAGGGTTATTTGATGGAGAGAAGAGACATTGCAAACAAGTGAATGAGATGTATCAGAAGAAGGCAGAGAGGATGACTGAAGCAAATCCAATAACACTAAGCGCATCGATAAGTAATGGTTGGTAAAGTGGAGAAAGGGACATGTGGCTGACGGTAAGgctaaacaaagaaaataatttgagagaattttagaGAGAGCTTTGAGAGTTAGAATGCCAAAGTGTCAAAAGTCCTTTCACTAGTTGTGAAAGGCtcctatttatagtgtttcaaGAATAATACTTACAAAGCTATCAATTAACGAGAATAATAACTCATATTTTTTAGTAACAAAGGCATTAATGgcttattattatattattattattatgaaaggATTTTGTTGCTGATGCTAATAAGTAGTGAACAAAAGTTCACTATGTTTTGGGAAGAAAAGAGAAGCACTCAATATTACAAGAAGAGGTTAAGAGGAAAACCTCTAAACTACCTCCATATTTGATCCATCGAACCAAGCTCTCCGAAACATCCCAAAAAGTGAAGATAACCCAAGAACCCTATCATATTCCGGGGTTACTTCAACTTCTTTTACTTTGGTGAAGTGGTACCATGAGAAACATCTCTCGTGGAACATCTCTTAAAACACAAGATGATGTGTGACACCCCACACCAGACCCGGTCGTCAAATTCGAATATGAGACATCACATTACATTACCGAAGCAAATTTGACTACCTCGATCCAATATCACAAAGTTTAACATGTAATTATcatacaattcaaatcaatcgACATTCATAATCTTTCACATAAGCATATTATAGATGTCTACCAACTTTATTTAAGAAGTCTTAGAATTGTTCGAGATAAAAAACGGAGTCAAGACTTGATTTCAAACTGAAATTTCAACAGTGTCTCAAGATAGGGCATTCATGTCTTAAGACctattgatttttattcttGCTTCGGTGTTGGAATATCTCAAGACATTTAAGCTTATATCTTGAGATTTGATCACTTATGTCTCGGGACCTGTCTCGAGGCATAGTTCCCTTACTTTAGACTCTAACTTCGATGCATCAAGATAAATGGGTTCTTATCTCGATACCTGAAACAAACCAAAATTATCTTAGGTTCGATGTTTACTTGTCTCGAGACAAGTGATTATtaggaaatgtgtccatattgtagtaaacatgtaattgttttctatgtatttgaacaatgaataaataaagttaatttcacatttcactattatgtcttttttgtttttgtcgtTCATGTTTTACAtgcatagtgaaattgtgacaagcaaatattagctcattaattgtctaagttcaaactgacgataagtggcactgtaagaacgtttacattgcaagaaagacaacttacttcagtagataatcttaACAAGTCCATAATCccgtaaaaaaatcaaagtgagaatttgattcaaatacttagaatgattattatgtcgtTTACAATTacaattggggagatgactagtcttggctatcggagcagttgactccacgggtagagacataaatgtattcattgaaagaatgatacattggattggactagacctgtccatgggccgggccgggttcgggccgggcccggaaaaaaatttcggccctactcttaggcccgggcccggcctgaaatatgggcctgaaattttgccaaGGCCCTACcaggaaaaaataataagccctaccggtttttaataaacacaaaaaatattttaaaaataaaaaataaaaaattttaagtattttaaaattaaaaataaaaataaaaatatatatttattatattcggtcgggtcgggtcggcccGGCCAAAAAGTTGAGCTTGAGCCTGCCCATTTTTAAACAGGCCTCGTTTTTTTCTTAAGCCCATATTTGGGCTTATATTTTACCCGAATCCTCCCATATTTAGGGGATCCAGTGGCCGGCGCCTTTACCCATGGACAGTCTAgattggacccaagatgaattaatttcgAAAtgcatttgtgaattaattcacttgtgacgttcatggtgtgatatACCTAAATTCTGatttagtcactgaccatgcgtatgtaactcatgtgctttgatatgaTTAGatgcttatgctctaaagatgatcaagcccatagtcggtatgttgagtacatgacttgtgtatggaaTGACTTTAttagcaacaatggaattcatagctcgattaaaTATTTAACGATACCCTCTTATTGgtattgtgtggattgataaatatggaatgtagTCACGAGTTGCTTATTCTCGAACAAAcaatttatcatagtcatttgttgacagtgatcatattaatcattaagaagacacaatagtgacaatgagataaaataggattgtattgagtgaatgaatttaacttagaggaatcaatgatatcatatgaggtcaacacacacatgatgaggtcatta
This genomic stretch from Gossypium raimondii isolate GPD5lz chromosome 6, ASM2569854v1, whole genome shotgun sequence harbors:
- the LOC105773920 gene encoding copper transporter 5 gives rise to the protein MMHMTLYWGKDVTLLIDSWKTDSWLSYLLTLLACFLFSSFYQYMEDRRLRFRSLASSNPSPPSSAGASVPLLPKYRRSAKFATALLFGINSAIGYLLMLAIMSFNGGIFLAIVLGLAVGYLVFRSADDETVVVENVCACA